The Lacticaseibacillus pabuli region CCTCATCCGTGAGTGCGAGTGGGTCCACGATTTCGAGGAGTTTATCAATCAGCTGCAGGTGACCGTGCGCACGTGGCGGCAAGGACATCATGAGTTCCGCGGAATAGGGCCGTTCGCGTAGGGCACGTGATAGCACGAGTCCACTTTGGAGCAGGCGATCCTGCCAATCACCCTGAGTGGGGAATTTAACGACAGCTTCTTCAGTGACTTCGTTGATGAGCGATGTCAGGACGGCCGCTTTGTTTGGAAAATGCCAGTACAACGTTGATGCCTTGATGCCGATTTTGTCAGCAAGTTTGCGCATGGATAGTCCGGCCGTGCCAGACTCGGCGAGAATTGACCAGGCCGCGGTTGTGATGGCTTCCTTAGTCGTTGGGCTTGGGATAGGATCACCTTCTTTCAGATTTTGATTAGTCAGCTAATCTTAACATTGCGAGTGGTTAAGTCGCAATTTGGTTTTTGCTGTGACCGACAATGGATTTGGCTTCGTCGGGCCCGACACATTAAAATAATGGTGTTATTTATTGACGAGAGCGTGTATACTTTAGCTAAGATGTAAGCGGTCGCATGGGCGTGAGCGTTTTGTGGTTGCTTATCCTTACACTTTTACGAGGAAAGAGGTCCTTAACATGACGAAAAACATTGGCTTTTTGAGCTTTGGTTTTTGGCAACCGAACAACTCGATGGTTAAGACCGCGCAACAGAGTTATGACGAAACGGTGCAGTTGGCCGTGGAAGCCGAAAAGCTCGGCGTGGATGGTGCTTGGTTCCGTGTGCACCACTTTGCCGATCAGCTGAGCACGCCTTACCCATTAATGGCGGCGGTGGCTGCCAAGACGTCGAAGATTGAAATCGGCACTGGGCTGGTGGACATGCGTTATGAAAACCCATTTAGCATGGCTGAGACCGCGATGGAAACGGATGTGCTGTCTAAGAATCGGGTCCAGCTTGGCGTGGGCCGTGGTTCACCTGAGCAGGTTAAGGATGGCTGGCAGTACTGGGGCTACGACTATACCGAAGAGGAAATGAAGCAGGTTGCCCGCAACCGTGCTTTGAAGTTCATGGACTTGCTGAAGGGGGAGCGTTTTGCTGAGCCTAATGCGCAGCCAATGTTCCCACAAGGTCCTGGTCTCCGGCGCTTAGAGCCATACTCACCGACTCTGCAACAGCGGATCTGGTGGGGGTCTGGCAGCCAGGCCACAGCGGTTTGGGCAGCGGAACAGGGGATGAACCTGATGTCCTCGACGCTGGTTAACTTTGAATCCAACGAGCCATTTGATGTGCAACAGGCCAACCAGCTCCGTGCTTACAAGGAAGCCTGGGCAAAGTCTGGGCACGACTTCAAGCCACGGACGCTGGTTACTCGTTCCATCATGCCAATTGTGAATGACTTGGACCGGCAATTCTTCGCTGAAGGTCAGCAGACGCAGGACGAAGTGGGGTACCTGGCTTACCACCAGAACCCAACCATTTTCGGCAAGATGTTTGTTGGCGAGCCTGACAAGCTGGTCAAGGAACTGGCTGATGATCAGGCCATTCAAGAGGCAGACACGGTCCTGCTGACGGTGCCTTCGACTCTGGGACTGGATTACAACGTGCATCTGTTGGATGTCGTGATGAAGGACATTGCGCCGGAACTGGGCTGGCGCTGATTAGCTCGTGTTAATTTAACTAATCCTCTGTCCAATGGAAGCCCGTGGTCGGTGACTGCGGGCTTTTTCTTGTGAGCGGTAGTGGCCAATCTTCTAGACTGTTTCAATGAATTTACCACGCAAAAGAGCTTGTTGACATGTGCGCACGCATGCACATATAATGACTGTGGTGATGAATATGAAGAGAGAATATAGTGCAGAAGAATGTCAGCGCCTCATCGACGAAAAGCTTGATTTACCATTTTTCCGGGCAATCGTTGATCCCGTGCGCAGTAGTCTCGTATTGTTCCTGGCGACACATGGCGAGATGACCATCGGCGAGATTGCGGAACAGTTTCCGCAGAATCGCTCGGTTATTTCTCGGCACCTTGATTTGCTTAACCGCTATGGCGTCGTGATTCGGCGCAAGCAGGGACGTGAGGTGTACTACCGCGCGGATCCGAAGGTGGTTGCGAATAAGTTACAGGAGGCAGCTACAAACATGACCGGATTGATGAGCTTGTCAGATTAAGTGGGCACGTTCTTTGATAGCGGCATATCTAGTTATCTGCAGCAGGTACTAAGCAGCATGGCAAGGAGCTGCCCCAGACAGGTGATCAGCATTCTGCCGGTCTGGTTGCACTCGGACTTGCACTCAGCGGGAGCTTGATGGCTCTGGCTGGCAAGCGTCGTAAGGAAGACTAAGCAAACGAAAGGCGAGGGACCAACTCAATTGAGCTGGTGCCTCGCCTATTTGTATGTCTTTGTCAGAGGGTATTGATGGGAATCGGATGTGAGAGATAGTCGTCCTCGCCAGCTGCAGGATAATGGGACATTCTCCGATGTTGACGGCACT contains the following coding sequences:
- a CDS encoding ArsR/SmtB family transcription factor is translated as MKREYSAEECQRLIDEKLDLPFFRAIVDPVRSSLVLFLATHGEMTIGEIAEQFPQNRSVISRHLDLLNRYGVVIRRKQGREVYYRADPKVVANKLQEAATNMTGLMSLSD
- a CDS encoding LLM class flavin-dependent oxidoreductase, which encodes MTKNIGFLSFGFWQPNNSMVKTAQQSYDETVQLAVEAEKLGVDGAWFRVHHFADQLSTPYPLMAAVAAKTSKIEIGTGLVDMRYENPFSMAETAMETDVLSKNRVQLGVGRGSPEQVKDGWQYWGYDYTEEEMKQVARNRALKFMDLLKGERFAEPNAQPMFPQGPGLRRLEPYSPTLQQRIWWGSGSQATAVWAAEQGMNLMSSTLVNFESNEPFDVQQANQLRAYKEAWAKSGHDFKPRTLVTRSIMPIVNDLDRQFFAEGQQTQDEVGYLAYHQNPTIFGKMFVGEPDKLVKELADDQAIQEADTVLLTVPSTLGLDYNVHLLDVVMKDIAPELGWR
- a CDS encoding TetR/AcrR family transcriptional regulator gives rise to the protein MTNQNLKEGDPIPSPTTKEAITTAAWSILAESGTAGLSMRKLADKIGIKASTLYWHFPNKAAVLTSLINEVTEEAVVKFPTQGDWQDRLLQSGLVLSRALRERPYSAELMMSLPPRAHGHLQLIDKLLEIVDPLALTDEEKFYAVSIYLDYVLTFERDFLIQQQTQDNSTPHHKEIEFPTLQRIYGEGLFHTTGTTSMLTWGLSTIIAGINEKQHTD